The segment CACAGGGTGCGGCAGCTGCTCTTCGAACTTCCTGAGCGTAGTCATGGAGGGTCGCCGTCCGGGCCTGCAACTGCAGCGTGATGGTGCAGCCGTCGACATGAAGGAATGGGCGGCAGAACTGCTGGAAAAAATCGCGCCGCTGGCCGCCCTGCTCGACCAGAGCCACGGTGGCGATCACCACAGCAAAGCCGTCGACGAACAGTTGGCCAAGATCAAGGACGTGTCACTGACGCCGTCTGCCAGAGTGCTGGCCAGCATGAGTGAGCACAACGAAAGCTTCGCCCAGTTCTCGATGCGCCAAAGCCTGGCCCATGCCGAGTTCTTCCGTAGCGAACCGTTGAGCGCAGAAGATCAGGCCGCGTTTGAAGAGAAAGCACGCAAGTCATTGCTCGAACAGATCCAGACCGAACAAACAGAAGAAGGCGACTTCGACCTGTTTGTGGCCTCGTATCAGGCGAGTATTTTGGCGATCAGTAACTAGGCAGATCAAAAGCCCCTCAAAGCCTTTGCTGTAGTCGCTGACGAGGCACGAGGCTGCGATCGGCTGCGCAGCGGCCGTAAATCCATTCGCTGCGGTGTGTCAGATACACCACGCTCACCGGGTTTACGACCGCTTCGCGCTCGATCGCAGCCTCGCTCCGCTCCTCAGCGACTACAAAGTTTTGGAGGCTGCATAAGGTGAGGGAGCCACAGGCGCTTTACAGCGTTTTCTCGAAGATCTTGGAGTTACGCTGATAGTTGTACAGCGACGCTCGCGCCGCCGGCAGGCGCTCGACACCGCTAGGTTCAAACCCGCGTTCACGGAACCAGTGCGCAGTACGCGTGGTTAATACGAACAGGGTTTTCAACCCTTGTGCCCGGGCGCGGTTTTCGATGCGTTCCAGCAGCTCATCCCCACGGCGACCATGACGGTACTCCGGATTCACCGCCAGGCACGCCAGCTCCCCCGCATCCGAATCAGCAATCTGATACAGCGCCGCACAGGCGATAATCATCCCTTCGCGCTCAACCACGCTGAACTGTTCGATCTCACGCTCCAGCACTTCTCGCGAGCGACGCACCAGAATGCCCTGTTCTTCCAGCGGGCTGATCAGGTCCAGCAAACCGCCGACGTCTTCAATCGCTGCTTCACGGATCAGTTCGAATTGCTCCTGGGCCACCAACGTACCGCCACCATGACGGGTGAACAGCTCCGTCAGCAAGGCGCCATCTTCGGCATAGCTGACGATATGGCTACGAGCCACACCACCGCTGCAGGCCTCGGCCGCCGCTTCCAGCAGCTCGGCCTGGTAGTCGCTGCCCAAACGCTTCATGTGGGCAGGCACTTGCTGTGGGCGCAGCTCGCGCACCAAGCGCCCTTCTGCGTCGAGCAAGCCGGACTCGGCGCCGAACAACAGCAGCTTGTCAGCCGCCAGGTCGATAGCGGCACGGGTGGCGACGTCTTCACACGCCAGGTTGAAAATCTCACCGGTCGGCGAGTAGCCCAAGGGCGATAGCAACACAATCGAGCGCTCATCGAGCAGACGGTTGATGCCCTTGCGGTCGACACGACGGACTTCGCCGGTGTGGTGGAAGTCCACGCCATCGAGCACGCCGATCGGCCGTGCCGTCACCAGGTTGCCGCTCGCTACCCGCAGGCGCGAGCCCTGCATCGGCGAAGATGCCATGTCCATCGACAAGCGCGCCTCAATCGCGATGCGCAACTGCCCCACGGCGTCGATCACGCATTCCAGGGTGGAGGCGTCGGTGACGCGCATGCCGTTGTGGTAGTACGGCACCAGACCACGGGCTTCAAGGCGGCTGTCGATTTGCGGACGCGAGCCGTGAACCAGCACCAGGCGCACGCCCAGGCTGTGCAACAGCACCAGGTCGTGGACGATATTGCCAAAATTGGGATGCGCCACACCGTCGCCGGGGAGCATGACGACAAAGGTGCAATCGCGGTGGGCATTGATGTAAGGAGACGCGTGACGCAACCAGTTAACGTAATCGTGCATAACCAAAGCCTGTAAAAAATAAATCGCCTAAAAAAGGGCTAAAACAGCAAACGCACATCGGGCTGATGGTTATCGTCGAAACAGGGTCGGCAACACGCGTGTTCTCCTTGTGTGAAAAGCAAAGGGGATCGCCACTATTTCAGGCAATAGTGTTCGACCAGTTGAGTCAGTAGACGCACGGTCGGCTGCAAACGTGACATTTCCAGGTATTCCCCCGGCTGATGCGCACAGGCGATGTCGCCCGGGCCCAGTACCAGCGTTTCGCAGCCAAGCTGCTGAAGATAAGGCGCTTCGGTGCCAAACGCCACTGCTTGCGCGCGATGGCCGGTGAGTCGTTCGGCCACCCGTACCAGC is part of the Pseudomonas sp. ML2-2023-3 genome and harbors:
- the argA gene encoding amino-acid N-acetyltransferase — protein: MHDYVNWLRHASPYINAHRDCTFVVMLPGDGVAHPNFGNIVHDLVLLHSLGVRLVLVHGSRPQIDSRLEARGLVPYYHNGMRVTDASTLECVIDAVGQLRIAIEARLSMDMASSPMQGSRLRVASGNLVTARPIGVLDGVDFHHTGEVRRVDRKGINRLLDERSIVLLSPLGYSPTGEIFNLACEDVATRAAIDLAADKLLLFGAESGLLDAEGRLVRELRPQQVPAHMKRLGSDYQAELLEAAAEACSGGVARSHIVSYAEDGALLTELFTRHGGGTLVAQEQFELIREAAIEDVGGLLDLISPLEEQGILVRRSREVLEREIEQFSVVEREGMIIACAALYQIADSDAGELACLAVNPEYRHGRRGDELLERIENRARAQGLKTLFVLTTRTAHWFRERGFEPSGVERLPAARASLYNYQRNSKIFEKTL